Proteins from a genomic interval of Desulfovibrio piger:
- a CDS encoding RluA family pseudouridine synthase: MMGEAPDPNTVIVDPREGGQKLLQFLQRRLDLPPSLLHRWIRTGQVRINGGRAKPFGLVAAGDSVRLPPFALGMSRRSKATGGQASPEQEHEPRQRTQALPPAPRPLQKDGDLWVFCKPAGLPTHPGTGHEDSLSSRLAARAGDAPFKPTPVHRLDKDTSGILLVAASFSVLRELTTALRERRMKKEYLAWVEGRWPHTGVRLFRHWLRKEADNGREQMHVRQTGAPGNGETEALLLVRPVRVEDRRSLLLVRLLTGRTHQIRAQLSSLGHPIEGDVKYGARGRAAGTPMYLHAMRVILPDGRRFACLPDWPADRLPQAVPDEIDEAAARQGN, from the coding sequence ATGATGGGTGAAGCGCCCGACCCCAATACAGTCATCGTGGATCCCCGCGAAGGCGGGCAGAAGCTGCTGCAATTCCTGCAACGGCGTCTGGATCTGCCGCCGTCGCTGCTGCATCGCTGGATCCGCACGGGTCAGGTCCGCATCAATGGTGGCCGGGCAAAACCGTTCGGCCTTGTGGCCGCGGGCGACAGCGTGCGCCTGCCTCCCTTTGCTCTGGGCATGAGCCGCCGGAGCAAGGCCACGGGAGGTCAGGCCTCCCCGGAGCAGGAGCATGAGCCGCGCCAGCGGACACAGGCCCTGCCCCCTGCCCCCCGTCCATTGCAGAAGGACGGGGACCTCTGGGTCTTCTGCAAGCCGGCGGGCCTGCCCACGCATCCTGGCACCGGCCACGAGGACAGTCTGTCCAGCCGTCTGGCGGCCCGGGCAGGGGATGCCCCGTTCAAGCCCACGCCTGTCCATCGTCTGGACAAGGACACTTCGGGCATCCTGCTGGTGGCTGCCAGTTTTTCCGTCCTGCGCGAGCTGACCACGGCTCTGCGTGAACGGCGGATGAAAAAAGAATATCTGGCCTGGGTGGAAGGGCGCTGGCCCCATACGGGGGTGCGCCTGTTCCGGCACTGGCTGCGCAAGGAGGCCGATAACGGCCGGGAACAGATGCACGTCCGGCAGACCGGCGCACCGGGCAATGGGGAGACGGAAGCCCTGCTGCTGGTCCGGCCCGTACGGGTGGAGGATCGTCGCAGTCTGCTGCTGGTCCGTCTGCTGACCGGACGCACCCACCAGATCCGGGCCCAGCTTTCCTCCCTGGGGCATCCCATCGAGGGGGACGTCAAATACGGGGCCCGCGGGCGTGCCGCGGGGACGCCCATGTACCTGCATGCCATGCGGGTCATCCTGCCGGACGGACGGCGTTTTGCCTGCCTGCCCGACTGGCCCGCCGACAGGCTGCCGCAGGCCGTGCCGGACGAGATCGACGAGGCGGCGGCCCGGCAGGGGAACTGA
- a CDS encoding ComF family protein, with the protein MSPAGRDHVREGRPGAVPEAPLRRSSFLFRLTRLLGFSEHRCPVCGTPVEDDGAGGSGPEAGMLAHGLCPACARALGPYVGGRCRACGLPLPWPAAGQPLLCGDCLASPPPWQGLALHGQYHGPLRQLILRFKHGGKPALAFLLAGMLADAASCLPLPDAVLGIPQHEDHLRRRGYNQAHELAVALGLLLSLPVRPGLLRRPADSPHQTGLSAAQRQRNAAGSFQAADVRGLHLWLVDDIITTGSTLRAACAELHRAGAARVDVLALARTPRP; encoded by the coding sequence GTGAGCCCTGCCGGGCGGGATCACGTCAGGGAGGGGAGACCGGGCGCCGTCCCGGAGGCGCCGCTGCGGCGCTCCTCCTTCCTGTTCCGCCTGACCCGTCTGCTGGGCTTCAGCGAACACCGCTGCCCGGTCTGCGGCACGCCTGTGGAGGATGACGGGGCAGGCGGCTCCGGCCCGGAAGCCGGGATGCTGGCCCACGGCCTCTGTCCCGCCTGTGCCCGGGCCCTGGGCCCGTACGTCGGGGGCCGCTGCCGGGCCTGCGGGCTCCCCCTGCCCTGGCCTGCCGCCGGGCAGCCGCTGCTGTGCGGAGACTGCCTGGCTTCCCCGCCTCCCTGGCAGGGACTGGCACTGCACGGCCAGTACCACGGGCCGTTGCGCCAGCTCATCTTGCGTTTCAAGCACGGCGGCAAACCGGCCCTGGCCTTCTTGCTGGCCGGGATGCTGGCCGATGCCGCCTCCTGCCTGCCATTGCCCGACGCCGTCCTGGGCATCCCCCAGCATGAGGATCATTTGCGCCGACGCGGCTACAACCAGGCGCATGAGCTGGCCGTGGCGCTGGGGCTCTTGCTCTCCCTTCCTGTCCGTCCCGGCCTGCTGCGCCGTCCGGCGGACAGCCCCCACCAGACAGGCCTCTCCGCGGCCCAGCGGCAGCGCAACGCCGCCGGGAGCTTTCAGGCTGCCGACGTCCGGGGGCTGCACCTGTGGCTGGTGGACGACATCATCACTACCGGCAGCACCCTGCGGGCCGCCTGCGCCGAGCTGCACCGTGCCGGGGCCGCGCGCGTGGATGTCCTGGCCCTGGCGCGGACGCCCCGTCCCTGA
- a CDS encoding DUF4198 domain-containing protein: MSLPRAALLGCMLSLAVSLTVPAPARAEVTLLIPSRTFIDVPAEKKGTEPQAAKAPAAKEAKNNADSGKDAPAEAAGEENKAQAAAQPAPPPLNAEVDMLISLMRPREHAAQPMDMPQLFAVLRHDAGTRFVNGTPQPERRDLLGDMEESLYLDTKAWGANVAIDQPGLYQFITETRPRLNAERQCFEQQYVKSILPVCGVEEGWERPAGLRLEILPLTRPFGLTAGSSFTGKALGPDGPLTNARVYMDRIRTKKKTGPLPWQHDLEARTDADGQFTFTPGAPGWWCCVVEVPGQPLKGPDGQPTPLILGSVLWLYVDAAEQPDKNR; this comes from the coding sequence ATGTCACTGCCACGTGCCGCCCTGCTGGGCTGTATGCTGTCCCTGGCCGTCTCCCTGACTGTCCCTGCCCCGGCCCGCGCCGAAGTCACCCTGCTCATCCCCAGCCGTACCTTCATCGACGTCCCCGCCGAGAAAAAAGGTACGGAACCCCAGGCTGCCAAAGCGCCCGCCGCCAAAGAAGCCAAGAACAACGCCGACAGCGGCAAGGATGCCCCTGCCGAAGCCGCCGGTGAGGAGAACAAGGCCCAGGCTGCCGCCCAGCCCGCCCCGCCGCCGCTCAATGCGGAGGTGGACATGCTCATCAGCCTGATGCGTCCCAGAGAACATGCCGCCCAGCCCATGGACATGCCGCAGCTCTTCGCCGTGCTGCGGCACGATGCCGGGACCCGTTTCGTCAACGGGACTCCCCAGCCCGAGCGCCGTGACCTGCTGGGCGACATGGAAGAAAGCCTGTACCTGGATACCAAGGCCTGGGGCGCCAATGTGGCCATCGACCAGCCCGGCCTCTACCAGTTCATCACCGAGACCCGCCCGCGCCTCAATGCGGAACGGCAATGCTTCGAGCAGCAGTACGTCAAGAGCATCCTGCCGGTCTGCGGCGTGGAAGAAGGCTGGGAGCGGCCCGCCGGACTGCGCCTGGAGATCCTGCCCCTGACCCGGCCTTTCGGCCTGACCGCAGGCAGCAGCTTTACGGGCAAGGCACTGGGTCCTGACGGTCCCCTGACAAATGCCCGTGTATACATGGACCGCATCCGCACGAAAAAAAAGACCGGCCCCCTGCCCTGGCAGCATGATCTGGAAGCCCGCACCGATGCCGACGGCCAGTTCACCTTCACCCCCGGAGCGCCCGGCTGGTGGTGCTGCGTGGTGGAAGTGCCCGGCCAGCCCCTCAAGGGCCCTGACGGCCAGCCCACGCCCCTGATCCTGGGGAGCGTCCTCTGGCTGTACGTGGATGCGGCAGAACAGCCCGACAAAAACCGGTAG
- a CDS encoding flavodoxin family protein has translation MRILSLLGSPRANGTTHSMARLIAGGLSGGGPVEEIALQEKHIRPCRGCQSCDAAPHVCPLARTDDAEAVFAAIAAADVVLWTSPVYFYGLPAQAKALVDRSQRIWAGVEAGRPAGKGPLVLAALAAARPRGEQLFTGSLLGLKYFFASFGARIADTRTLRGLACPEDLLSRPDLCADLERWGRDWAVRLAEGRP, from the coding sequence ATGCGCATCCTTTCCCTGCTGGGCAGTCCCCGCGCCAACGGCACCACCCATAGCATGGCCCGCCTCATCGCCGGGGGACTGTCCGGCGGCGGGCCCGTGGAAGAGATCGCCCTGCAGGAAAAGCACATCCGTCCCTGCCGGGGCTGCCAGAGTTGTGACGCCGCGCCCCATGTCTGCCCGCTGGCGCGGACGGACGATGCCGAGGCCGTCTTTGCGGCCATCGCCGCCGCGGACGTGGTCCTCTGGACGTCCCCCGTCTACTTCTACGGCCTGCCCGCCCAGGCCAAGGCGCTGGTGGACCGTTCCCAGCGCATCTGGGCCGGGGTGGAGGCGGGCCGACCGGCAGGCAAAGGCCCCCTGGTGCTGGCGGCTCTGGCGGCGGCCCGTCCGCGCGGGGAACAGCTCTTCACCGGCAGCCTGCTGGGCCTGAAATACTTTTTTGCCAGCTTCGGCGCCCGGATAGCGGATACCCGCACCCTCCGGGGCCTGGCCTGTCCCGAGGACCTGCTTTCCCGTCCCGACCTGTGTGCCGATCTTGAGCGCTGGGGCCGGGACTGGGCCGTCCGTCTGGCGGAGGGCCGCCCGTGA
- a CDS encoding clostripain-related cysteine peptidase, with the protein MKHIFLICILFLLMHPVSALSAETWGVYWYLCGSDLETLGGAASADLEELLKTRLPDNVVVVIQTGGARRWHHSGISSQHIGRYVYRDGELEQSGRLPQANMGDGETLASFLAFCKENYPADHQVFVFWNHGGGSIGGVANDENFNNEALSLKEIRQAFEKIYTPSSAKPPFELIGFDACLMATLDTANTLSGLAQYMVASQELEPGNGWEYTGWVGALGANPSMNGAELGKIICDTYMEGCLREGTERSATLSLVDLGKLPVLNMTYNALGLEAVVKVMENESFYAAYGRQAKSAENYMNSRSEGFTNMVDIGSLVRNLKWELPEFTQLMLDALDEAVIYKVSGPYRNPSGISCYYPFDGNSDGFKAMMDTGNVTSFLILNGLQLGFLDTDKAISYLERISDEISAALEADEEGSEDNGPATPPSPSQSSGTLPQYDYSALAGILSGLSSSGITTPADIAALIGQASSTALTSIESLRKLDISSLEDFEVTITDEGNARLALGPERIRFLDSVCFYLAYYSLEDDLILLLGKDSDMDADWDTGIFQDNFQGVWAAFDGHLVYLDIVNKSDRFNHYAVPIKLNGVLCNLVVVYDFDKEGYRILGARRILENNIADKALIQLKPGDNVTTVLKAMSISGDDDEFQDVEVDEFTLGEHSVFEDINMGDGTFMFMFEMTDVQNNSATSQAVTIEVKDGEIFLSDIE; encoded by the coding sequence ATGAAACACATTTTTCTTATCTGTATTCTGTTTCTCCTTATGCATCCAGTCTCCGCTCTTTCGGCGGAGACATGGGGTGTTTACTGGTATCTGTGCGGCAGTGATCTTGAGACCCTGGGTGGCGCGGCCTCTGCGGATTTGGAAGAACTACTCAAAACCCGTCTACCGGATAACGTCGTGGTAGTCATTCAGACGGGAGGCGCCAGACGATGGCACCACAGTGGCATCAGTTCTCAACATATTGGTCGCTATGTCTACAGGGACGGTGAACTGGAACAGTCGGGCAGACTCCCGCAAGCCAATATGGGCGACGGGGAAACACTGGCTTCCTTCCTTGCCTTCTGCAAGGAAAATTATCCGGCGGATCATCAGGTCTTTGTCTTTTGGAATCATGGCGGCGGCAGTATCGGCGGCGTAGCCAACGATGAAAATTTTAACAACGAGGCGCTGTCGCTGAAGGAAATCCGGCAGGCATTTGAAAAAATTTACACCCCGTCCTCAGCAAAGCCGCCCTTTGAACTCATCGGGTTCGATGCCTGTCTGATGGCAACACTGGATACGGCCAACACTCTAAGCGGGCTGGCACAATACATGGTGGCATCCCAAGAATTGGAACCGGGCAACGGTTGGGAATATACAGGATGGGTAGGGGCGCTTGGTGCAAACCCATCCATGAACGGGGCGGAGCTGGGAAAAATCATTTGCGATACATATATGGAAGGATGCCTAAGGGAAGGAACAGAAAGAAGCGCCACACTTTCTCTTGTTGATCTTGGAAAGCTTCCTGTTCTGAATATGACCTATAACGCGCTTGGCCTTGAAGCCGTCGTAAAGGTCATGGAAAACGAATCATTCTACGCCGCATACGGGCGCCAGGCCAAGTCCGCTGAAAACTATATGAACTCCCGATCCGAAGGGTTTACCAATATGGTGGACATCGGCTCGCTTGTCCGCAATCTGAAATGGGAGCTGCCGGAGTTCACGCAACTCATGCTGGACGCTCTCGACGAAGCCGTCATCTATAAGGTCAGCGGACCTTACCGTAACCCGTCAGGCATATCTTGCTATTACCCTTTTGATGGCAACAGCGATGGCTTCAAGGCCATGATGGACACGGGGAATGTAACCTCTTTTCTGATTCTGAACGGTCTCCAGTTAGGATTCCTTGATACGGACAAGGCCATATCCTACCTGGAACGAATTTCCGATGAGATTTCCGCCGCTCTGGAAGCGGACGAGGAAGGCAGCGAGGATAATGGGCCTGCAACTCCGCCCTCGCCTTCACAGTCATCGGGAACTCTCCCGCAATATGATTATTCCGCTCTGGCAGGCATTCTCAGCGGCCTTTCCTCTTCCGGCATAACGACACCCGCGGATATAGCGGCACTGATAGGGCAGGCATCCAGCACAGCTTTGACCTCCATAGAATCTCTCAGAAAACTTGATATTTCCTCGTTGGAAGATTTTGAGGTCACGATTACCGACGAAGGAAACGCCCGGCTTGCCCTCGGGCCTGAGCGGATTCGTTTTCTTGACAGTGTGTGCTTCTACCTGGCCTATTACAGCCTGGAAGACGACCTTATTCTGTTGCTGGGCAAAGATTCGGATATGGATGCCGATTGGGACACAGGCATTTTTCAGGACAACTTCCAAGGCGTGTGGGCCGCATTTGACGGACACTTGGTCTATCTGGATATCGTCAACAAAAGCGACAGGTTTAACCACTACGCTGTTCCCATCAAACTGAATGGTGTCCTCTGCAACCTAGTGGTTGTCTATGACTTCGACAAAGAAGGCTATCGTATTCTCGGAGCGCGGCGCATACTTGAAAACAATATTGCGGACAAGGCTCTGATTCAACTAAAGCCGGGAGACAACGTAACAACAGTTCTCAAGGCCATGAGCATCAGCGGTGATGACGACGAATTTCAGGATGTGGAGGTGGATGAGTTTACGCTTGGAGAGCATAGCGTTTTTGAGGACATTAACATGGGGGACGGAACATTCATGTTCATGTTTGAAATGACGGATGTACAGAACAACTCCGCGACATCCCAAGCTGTCACCATTGAAGTCAAGGATGGAGAAATTTTTCTCTCCGATATAGAGTGA
- a CDS encoding Tim44 domain-containing protein, whose translation MKIKAILTMLIMLGGACMYALPDTADAARLGGGRSFGSRPSMSQPAQAPSAMQRQSTQQRQQAAQAQQPQRKGFLGGMGGLLGGLLAGSLIGSLLFGGGFSGGGIMDILLLGILLFVGLKLFARARSKAQPAPAGAGNAPMGGMEPPLQRNDTAASGWDTLSGQNTAYNSQPEVVIPMPADFDAEEFLRGAKMAYNRLQAAWDSRDLNDIAQFASPAVMDAVRQQLAEETEPSKTEILLVNAQLLSVVNEDKEQRAQVYFDVLMRERPDQPTPSNVREIWHFVRELDGGTWKLDGIQQVA comes from the coding sequence ATGAAGATCAAAGCTATCCTGACCATGCTCATCATGCTGGGAGGCGCCTGTATGTATGCCCTGCCCGACACCGCCGATGCGGCCCGTCTGGGCGGGGGGCGTTCCTTCGGCAGCCGTCCTTCCATGTCTCAGCCCGCCCAGGCCCCCAGCGCCATGCAGCGCCAGTCCACGCAGCAGCGCCAGCAGGCGGCCCAGGCCCAGCAGCCCCAGCGCAAGGGCTTCCTCGGCGGTATGGGTGGCCTGCTCGGCGGCCTTCTGGCCGGTTCGCTCATCGGCTCCCTGCTCTTCGGCGGCGGCTTCTCCGGTGGCGGCATCATGGACATCCTGCTGCTCGGCATCCTGCTCTTCGTGGGCCTGAAGCTTTTTGCCCGCGCCCGCAGCAAGGCCCAGCCCGCGCCCGCCGGTGCCGGCAACGCTCCCATGGGCGGCATGGAGCCCCCCCTGCAGCGCAACGATACCGCGGCTTCCGGCTGGGACACCCTGAGCGGCCAGAACACTGCCTACAACAGCCAGCCCGAAGTGGTCATCCCCATGCCCGCCGACTTCGATGCCGAAGAATTCCTGCGCGGCGCCAAGATGGCCTACAACCGCCTCCAGGCTGCCTGGGACAGCCGTGATCTCAACGATATCGCCCAGTTCGCCAGCCCGGCCGTCATGGACGCCGTGCGTCAGCAGCTGGCCGAAGAGACCGAACCCAGCAAGACCGAGATCCTGCTGGTCAACGCCCAGCTCCTGAGCGTGGTCAATGAAGACAAGGAACAGCGCGCCCAGGTCTACTTCGATGTCCTCATGCGCGAACGTCCCGATCAGCCTACGCCTTCCAACGTGCGCGAGATCTGGCATTTCGTCCGTGAGCTCGACGGCGGCACCTGGAAGCTGGACGGCATCCAGCAAGTAGCGTAA
- a CDS encoding IS5 family transposase (programmed frameshift): MAAHRRHDISDKVWANIEKLLPGSKGSVGRPSADNRLFINAVFWILRTGAPWRDLPPDLGDWKNTHRRFCRWRDRGVWEKILEALIVEPDFEWLIIDASHCKVHPHAAGAAGGNEAMSRNKRGLNSKIHLAVDAHGMPVRVIVTEGTRADCKEACALIDGLSAGALLADRGYDTESILRKAGESGFQVVIPPKRSRKISRNYDRERYKVRHLVENAFLHLKRWRGIATRYAKRCASCLAAVQIRCISLWANII, encoded by the exons ATGGCGGCACATCGGAGGCATGATATTTCCGACAAGGTATGGGCAAATATTGAAAAACTTCTTCCCGGTTCCAAAGGCTCTGTCGGTCGTCCTTCCGCCGATAACCGATTGTTTATCAACGCCGTCTTCTGGATACTGAGAACCGGGGCTCCGTGGCGGGATTTACCCCCCGATCTTGGCGACTGGAAAAATACACATCGCCGCTTCTGCCGATGGCGAGATCGGGGAGTTTGGGAGAAAATACTCGAAGCTCTCATTGTCGAACCTGATTTTGAATGGCTCATCATTGATGCCAGTCATTGCAAAGTACATCCCCATGCGGCGGGCGCTGCGGGAGGTAATGAGGCCATGAGCCGCA ACAAAAGGGGGCTCAACTCAAAAATACATCTGGCCGTGGATGCGCATGGTATGCCGGTCAGAGTTATTGTTACAGAAGGTACCCGAGCTGATTGCAAAGAGGCCTGTGCGTTGATTGACGGGTTGAGTGCCGGGGCACTTTTGGCTGATAGAGGCTACGATACGGAGAGTATTCTCCGCAAAGCAGGTGAATCCGGTTTCCAGGTTGTCATCCCGCCAAAGAGAAGTCGTAAAATATCACGCAACTATGACAGAGAGCGCTACAAAGTCAGGCATCTTGTCGAGAATGCTTTTCTCCATCTCAAGCGCTGGCGGGGAATTGCCACACGATATGCCAAAAGATGTGCATCTTGTCTTGCCGCCGTTCAAATCAGATGCATATCTTTGTGGGCAAACATAATTTGA
- a CDS encoding MBL fold metallo-hydrolase: MSYSVYPLGPLETNSYLVYKDGQAVVIDAGGDPAPILHDLRAKGLTLAAICLTHRHFDHMYGVATLVKETGAPVYSPVHDACLIGTESSDGGIWGFPPVPAFESRDLPTGPQVFGGMACTVLDTPGHTPGGVSYYFPDEKAVFTGDALFYRSLGRTDFPGGDHDTLLHSIRKVLFALPEETAVLPGHGPATSIGNERRNNPFCGDFV, from the coding sequence ATGTCGTATTCCGTCTATCCTCTGGGTCCGCTGGAGACCAACAGTTACCTCGTCTACAAGGACGGCCAGGCCGTGGTCATCGATGCCGGTGGCGATCCCGCCCCCATCCTGCACGACCTGCGCGCCAAGGGCCTGACGCTGGCCGCCATCTGCCTCACGCACCGCCACTTCGATCACATGTACGGCGTGGCCACGCTGGTGAAGGAGACCGGCGCCCCTGTCTACTCTCCGGTCCACGATGCCTGCCTGATCGGTACGGAATCCTCCGACGGCGGCATCTGGGGCTTCCCGCCGGTGCCTGCCTTCGAGAGCCGTGACCTGCCCACGGGACCGCAGGTCTTCGGCGGCATGGCCTGCACCGTGCTGGACACCCCCGGCCATACCCCCGGCGGCGTCTCCTATTACTTCCCGGACGAAAAGGCCGTGTTCACCGGTGATGCCCTCTTCTACCGTTCCCTGGGCCGCACGGACTTCCCCGGCGGCGATCACGACACCCTGCTCCATTCCATCCGCAAGGTGCTCTTCGCCCTGCCGGAGGAAACGGCCGTCCTGCCCGGTCACGGCCCTGCCACCAGCATCGGCAACGAACGCCGCAACAATCCCTTCTGCGGGGACTTCGTCTGA
- a CDS encoding PaaI family thioesterase, protein MECYVRKHDKLVRHLDMCIEEVSREYARVTMPITENHKNGMGVAHGGAIFSLADVAFGCAANAGNDHGVVSLSTTIEYLRPGVVSPLKAEARLVRNGAHVLTYDVNVYDGSGAHVAKCLATGFQTNVPLPR, encoded by the coding sequence ATGGAATGTTATGTCCGCAAGCACGACAAGCTCGTGCGTCATCTTGATATGTGCATCGAAGAAGTCAGCCGCGAATACGCCCGCGTGACCATGCCCATCACCGAGAACCACAAGAACGGCATGGGCGTGGCCCACGGCGGCGCCATCTTCTCCCTGGCCGACGTGGCCTTCGGCTGTGCGGCCAATGCCGGCAACGACCACGGTGTGGTCAGCCTGTCCACCACCATCGAGTACCTGCGCCCCGGTGTGGTCAGCCCCCTCAAGGCCGAAGCCCGTCTGGTGCGCAACGGCGCCCATGTGCTCACCTACGACGTCAACGTCTATGACGGCAGCGGCGCCCATGTGGCCAAGTGTCTGGCCACCGGTTTCCAGACCAACGTGCCCCTGCCCCGCTAA
- a CDS encoding recombinase family protein, whose amino-acid sequence MDILVLDMPLLDTRRDKNLLGTFIADLVLQILSFVAQNERENIRSRQAQGIAAAKRNGVRFGHAPRPLPPQFPGNIYLMGRGHHLDIESGKTFRHGPLYIPHSCEIIQEILSIICR is encoded by the coding sequence GTGGATATCCTCGTTCTAGACATGCCCCTGCTCGACACCAGACGCGACAAAAATCTGCTCGGCACATTCATTGCTGATCTCGTTTTACAGATACTTTCCTTTGTGGCCCAGAACGAGCGGGAGAACATCCGCAGCAGGCAGGCCCAAGGCATTGCAGCGGCCAAACGAAACGGTGTGAGGTTCGGTCACGCGCCACGACCGCTCCCCCCCCAATTTCCCGGAAACATATACCTTATGGGCAGAGGGCACCATCTCGACATCGAAAGCGGCAAAACGTTCCGGCATGGCCCGCTCTACATTCCGCATTCGTGTGAAATCATTCAAGAAATATTGTCCATAATATGTCGATAA
- a CDS encoding HdeA/HdeB family chaperone, with translation MKKSLLAALVAATLCIPAVASADDETDMAKITCKEFLSAGESEMGLMLTWIDGYMSARSDNTMMSKAWMEKLGAHMASFCSSNPGKTIMDAMNAVPSN, from the coding sequence ATGAAAAAAAGTCTTCTGGCTGCTCTGGTCGCCGCCACACTTTGCATACCTGCCGTGGCTTCCGCAGATGATGAAACCGATATGGCCAAGATAACCTGCAAAGAGTTTTTGAGTGCTGGCGAGAGCGAAATGGGCCTGATGCTAACCTGGATTGATGGCTACATGAGTGCTCGGAGCGACAATACCATGATGAGTAAGGCCTGGATGGAAAAACTGGGCGCTCACATGGCCTCTTTCTGTTCCTCTAATCCCGGCAAAACCATCATGGACGCAATGAACGCTGTCCCATCCAACTAA